A genome region from Anopheles stephensi strain Indian chromosome 2, UCI_ANSTEP_V1.0, whole genome shotgun sequence includes the following:
- the LOC118506348 gene encoding galectin-9 isoform X4 — MATIPIFSPTLPFLGLIPGGLSPGRMVRIKGIINSHGERCQIHLQAGAAVNPRDDVPLHISIRPNEHAIVRNSIQNQVVGAEERYGGCPIRYGESFDMLILAETLQYKIAINGVHFCTFAHRLPVHNARYISVSGGGVIYSIISEADVPGSVPVNPYPPPPIVQHPTPYAPPIGFVPNAPPSTLPPPPPYTPLPTHPIGGGGGHYPGVGIYPPPPPPPQQPGYPHHPPPGAHPPAVPFSPTSIGSSAGNEGNRIKMKGPLKQTLASGIQQTQDFLRSAIGDKKHHTAPPSVQTHPHSSGGQKGKTKKLLKYGAAAGAAGLGGYALSKAFRRKGSSSSSSSSSSDSD; from the exons ATGGCTACGATTCCCATTTTTTCACCC ACGCTTCCCTTTCTGGGGCTTATACCTGGTGGATTAAGCCCGGGCCGTATGGTACGCATCAAGGGCATCATTAACAGCCACGGTGAACG CTGCCAGATTCACCTGCAAGCGGGCGCTGCCGTCAACCCACGCGACGATGTCCCGCTGCACATTAGCATCCGGCCGAATGAGCATGCGATCGTGCGAAACTCCATCCAAAATCAGGTGGTCGGTGCCGAGGAGCGGTACGGCGGTTGTCCGATCCGGTATGGCGAAAGCTTCGATATGCTGATATTGGCCGAAACGTTGCAGTACAAAATAGCGATCAACGGGGTCCATTTCTGCACCTTCGCCCACCGGTTGCCGGTGCATAATGCGCGCTACATTTCGGTCAGTGGCGGTGGCGTTATTTATTCGATCATTTCCGAAGCGGACGTACCGGGATCGGTACCGGTGAATCCCTATCCGCCACCACCGATAG TGCAACATCCAACACCGTACGCTCCACCGATTGGCTTTGTGCCGAATGCTCCCCCGTCAACcttaccaccgccaccgccgtaCACACCGTTGCCGACGCACCCGatcggtggtggaggtggccACTATCCAG GAGTCGGCATATacccaccgccaccgccgccaccacagCAACCCGGCTACCCGCATCATCCACCGCCCGGAGCACATCCGCCGGCCGTGCCCTTCTCG CCCACCAGCATTGGATCGTCGGCCGGGAATGAAGGGAACCGCATTAAGATGAAGGGTCCGCTTAAACAAACGCTCGCTAGTGGTATACAGCAAACGCAGGATTTTCTCCGGAGCGCAATCGGCGACAAAAAGCATCACACTGCTCCACCTTCAGTTCAAACTCATCCTCATTCATCCGGTGGTCAG AAAGGGAAAACCAAAAAGTTACTAAAATACGGTGCCGCTGCTGGTGCAGCAGGTCTTGGAGGGTACGCGCTGTCGAAGGCGTTCCGGCGTAAaggcagtagtagcagtagtagtagcagcagtagcgacAGTGATTAG
- the LOC118506348 gene encoding formin-like protein 20 isoform X1 translates to MATIPIFSPTLPFLGLIPGGLSPGRMVRIKGIINSHGERCQIHLQAGAAVNPRDDVPLHISIRPNEHAIVRNSIQNQVVGAEERYGGCPIRYGESFDMLILAETLQYKIAINGVHFCTFAHRLPVHNARYISVSGGGVIYSIISEADVPGSVPVNPYPPPPIVQHPTPYAPPIGFVPNAPPSTLPPPPPYTPLPTHPIGGGGGHYPGVGIYPPPPPPPQQPGYPHHPPPGAHPPAVPFSPTSIGSSAGNEGNRIKMKGPLKQTLASGIQQTQDFLRSAIGDKKHHTAPPSVQTHPHSSGGQLGFVTMPPAGPRYGAPAYPTAPPPPSLNPPGYGPQHRNPQPGGFGTTAASSALAAGATAAIASKVLPKGKTKKLLKYGAAAGAAGLGGYALSKAFRRKGSSSSSSSSSSDSD, encoded by the exons ATGGCTACGATTCCCATTTTTTCACCC ACGCTTCCCTTTCTGGGGCTTATACCTGGTGGATTAAGCCCGGGCCGTATGGTACGCATCAAGGGCATCATTAACAGCCACGGTGAACG CTGCCAGATTCACCTGCAAGCGGGCGCTGCCGTCAACCCACGCGACGATGTCCCGCTGCACATTAGCATCCGGCCGAATGAGCATGCGATCGTGCGAAACTCCATCCAAAATCAGGTGGTCGGTGCCGAGGAGCGGTACGGCGGTTGTCCGATCCGGTATGGCGAAAGCTTCGATATGCTGATATTGGCCGAAACGTTGCAGTACAAAATAGCGATCAACGGGGTCCATTTCTGCACCTTCGCCCACCGGTTGCCGGTGCATAATGCGCGCTACATTTCGGTCAGTGGCGGTGGCGTTATTTATTCGATCATTTCCGAAGCGGACGTACCGGGATCGGTACCGGTGAATCCCTATCCGCCACCACCGATAG TGCAACATCCAACACCGTACGCTCCACCGATTGGCTTTGTGCCGAATGCTCCCCCGTCAACcttaccaccgccaccgccgtaCACACCGTTGCCGACGCACCCGatcggtggtggaggtggccACTATCCAG GAGTCGGCATATacccaccgccaccgccgccaccacagCAACCCGGCTACCCGCATCATCCACCGCCCGGAGCACATCCGCCGGCCGTGCCCTTCTCG CCCACCAGCATTGGATCGTCGGCCGGGAATGAAGGGAACCGCATTAAGATGAAGGGTCCGCTTAAACAAACGCTCGCTAGTGGTATACAGCAAACGCAGGATTTTCTCCGGAGCGCAATCGGCGACAAAAAGCATCACACTGCTCCACCTTCAGTTCAAACTCATCCTCATTCATCCGGTGGTCAG CTCGGTTTCGTGACGATGCCTCCGGCCGGACCGAGATATGGGGCCCCAGCGTATCCTACGGCTCCACCACCTCCATCCCTTAACCCACCCGGTTATGGTCCACAGCACCGTAACCCCCAGCCGGGAGGTTTCGGTACGACAGCGGCTTCGAGTGCATTAGCGGCCGGTGCGACCGCTGCCATTGCTTCGAAAGTCCTTCCT AAAGGGAAAACCAAAAAGTTACTAAAATACGGTGCCGCTGCTGGTGCAGCAGGTCTTGGAGGGTACGCGCTGTCGAAGGCGTTCCGGCGTAAaggcagtagtagcagtagtagtagcagcagtagcgacAGTGATTAG
- the LOC118506348 gene encoding galectin-9 isoform X2 — protein MATIPIFSPTLPFLGLIPGGLSPGRMVRIKGIINSHGERCQIHLQAGAAVNPRDDVPLHISIRPNEHAIVRNSIQNQVVGAEERYGGCPIRYGESFDMLILAETLQYKIAINGVHFCTFAHRLPVHNARYISVSGGGVIYSIISEADVPGSVPVNPYPPPPIVQHPTPYAPPIGFVPNAPPSTLPPPPPYTPLPTHPIGGGGGHYPGVGIYPPPPPPPQQPGYPHHPPPGAHPPAVPFSPTSIGSSAGNEGNRIKMKGPLKQTLASGIQQTQDFLRSAIGDKKHHTAPPSVQTHPHSSGGQLGFVTMPPAGPRYGAPAYPTAPPPPSLNPPGYGPQHRNPQPGGFGTTAASSALAAGATAAIASKVLPVRSFVNVCLKGKPKSY, from the exons ATGGCTACGATTCCCATTTTTTCACCC ACGCTTCCCTTTCTGGGGCTTATACCTGGTGGATTAAGCCCGGGCCGTATGGTACGCATCAAGGGCATCATTAACAGCCACGGTGAACG CTGCCAGATTCACCTGCAAGCGGGCGCTGCCGTCAACCCACGCGACGATGTCCCGCTGCACATTAGCATCCGGCCGAATGAGCATGCGATCGTGCGAAACTCCATCCAAAATCAGGTGGTCGGTGCCGAGGAGCGGTACGGCGGTTGTCCGATCCGGTATGGCGAAAGCTTCGATATGCTGATATTGGCCGAAACGTTGCAGTACAAAATAGCGATCAACGGGGTCCATTTCTGCACCTTCGCCCACCGGTTGCCGGTGCATAATGCGCGCTACATTTCGGTCAGTGGCGGTGGCGTTATTTATTCGATCATTTCCGAAGCGGACGTACCGGGATCGGTACCGGTGAATCCCTATCCGCCACCACCGATAG TGCAACATCCAACACCGTACGCTCCACCGATTGGCTTTGTGCCGAATGCTCCCCCGTCAACcttaccaccgccaccgccgtaCACACCGTTGCCGACGCACCCGatcggtggtggaggtggccACTATCCAG GAGTCGGCATATacccaccgccaccgccgccaccacagCAACCCGGCTACCCGCATCATCCACCGCCCGGAGCACATCCGCCGGCCGTGCCCTTCTCG CCCACCAGCATTGGATCGTCGGCCGGGAATGAAGGGAACCGCATTAAGATGAAGGGTCCGCTTAAACAAACGCTCGCTAGTGGTATACAGCAAACGCAGGATTTTCTCCGGAGCGCAATCGGCGACAAAAAGCATCACACTGCTCCACCTTCAGTTCAAACTCATCCTCATTCATCCGGTGGTCAG CTCGGTTTCGTGACGATGCCTCCGGCCGGACCGAGATATGGGGCCCCAGCGTATCCTACGGCTCCACCACCTCCATCCCTTAACCCACCCGGTTATGGTCCACAGCACCGTAACCCCCAGCCGGGAGGTTTCGGTACGACAGCGGCTTCGAGTGCATTAGCGGCCGGTGCGACCGCTGCCATTGCTTCGAAAGTCCTTCCTGTACGTTCGTTTGTAAATGTCTGTTT AAAGGGAAAACCAAAAAGTTACTAA
- the LOC118506348 gene encoding galectin-9 isoform X5: MATIPIFSPTLPFLGLIPGGLSPGRMVRIKGIINSHGERCQIHLQAGAAVNPRDDVPLHISIRPNEHAIVRNSIQNQVVGAEERYGGCPIRYGESFDMLILAETLQYKIAINGVHFCTFAHRLPVHNARYISVSGGGVIYSIISEADVPGSVPVNPYPPPPIVQHPTPYAPPIGFVPNAPPSTLPPPPPYTPLPTHPIGGGGGHYPGVGIYPPPPPPPQQPGYPHHPPPGAHPPAVPFSKGKTKKLLKYGAAAGAAGLGGYALSKAFRRKGSSSSSSSSSSDSD; encoded by the exons ATGGCTACGATTCCCATTTTTTCACCC ACGCTTCCCTTTCTGGGGCTTATACCTGGTGGATTAAGCCCGGGCCGTATGGTACGCATCAAGGGCATCATTAACAGCCACGGTGAACG CTGCCAGATTCACCTGCAAGCGGGCGCTGCCGTCAACCCACGCGACGATGTCCCGCTGCACATTAGCATCCGGCCGAATGAGCATGCGATCGTGCGAAACTCCATCCAAAATCAGGTGGTCGGTGCCGAGGAGCGGTACGGCGGTTGTCCGATCCGGTATGGCGAAAGCTTCGATATGCTGATATTGGCCGAAACGTTGCAGTACAAAATAGCGATCAACGGGGTCCATTTCTGCACCTTCGCCCACCGGTTGCCGGTGCATAATGCGCGCTACATTTCGGTCAGTGGCGGTGGCGTTATTTATTCGATCATTTCCGAAGCGGACGTACCGGGATCGGTACCGGTGAATCCCTATCCGCCACCACCGATAG TGCAACATCCAACACCGTACGCTCCACCGATTGGCTTTGTGCCGAATGCTCCCCCGTCAACcttaccaccgccaccgccgtaCACACCGTTGCCGACGCACCCGatcggtggtggaggtggccACTATCCAG GAGTCGGCATATacccaccgccaccgccgccaccacagCAACCCGGCTACCCGCATCATCCACCGCCCGGAGCACATCCGCCGGCCGTGCCCTTCTCG AAAGGGAAAACCAAAAAGTTACTAAAATACGGTGCCGCTGCTGGTGCAGCAGGTCTTGGAGGGTACGCGCTGTCGAAGGCGTTCCGGCGTAAaggcagtagtagcagtagtagtagcagcagtagcgacAGTGATTAG
- the LOC118506348 gene encoding galectin-4 isoform X3, with translation MATIPIFSPTLPFLGLIPGGLSPGRMVRIKGIINSHGERCQIHLQAGAAVNPRDDVPLHISIRPNEHAIVRNSIQNQVVGAEERYGGCPIRYGESFDMLILAETLQYKIAINGVHFCTFAHRLPVHNARYISVSGGGVIYSIISEADVPGSVPVNPYPPPPIVQHPTPYAPPIGFVPNAPPSTLPPPPPYTPLPTHPIGGGGGHYPGVGIYPPPPPPPQQPGYPHHPPPGAHPPAVPFSLGFVTMPPAGPRYGAPAYPTAPPPPSLNPPGYGPQHRNPQPGGFGTTAASSALAAGATAAIASKVLPKGKTKKLLKYGAAAGAAGLGGYALSKAFRRKGSSSSSSSSSSDSD, from the exons ATGGCTACGATTCCCATTTTTTCACCC ACGCTTCCCTTTCTGGGGCTTATACCTGGTGGATTAAGCCCGGGCCGTATGGTACGCATCAAGGGCATCATTAACAGCCACGGTGAACG CTGCCAGATTCACCTGCAAGCGGGCGCTGCCGTCAACCCACGCGACGATGTCCCGCTGCACATTAGCATCCGGCCGAATGAGCATGCGATCGTGCGAAACTCCATCCAAAATCAGGTGGTCGGTGCCGAGGAGCGGTACGGCGGTTGTCCGATCCGGTATGGCGAAAGCTTCGATATGCTGATATTGGCCGAAACGTTGCAGTACAAAATAGCGATCAACGGGGTCCATTTCTGCACCTTCGCCCACCGGTTGCCGGTGCATAATGCGCGCTACATTTCGGTCAGTGGCGGTGGCGTTATTTATTCGATCATTTCCGAAGCGGACGTACCGGGATCGGTACCGGTGAATCCCTATCCGCCACCACCGATAG TGCAACATCCAACACCGTACGCTCCACCGATTGGCTTTGTGCCGAATGCTCCCCCGTCAACcttaccaccgccaccgccgtaCACACCGTTGCCGACGCACCCGatcggtggtggaggtggccACTATCCAG GAGTCGGCATATacccaccgccaccgccgccaccacagCAACCCGGCTACCCGCATCATCCACCGCCCGGAGCACATCCGCCGGCCGTGCCCTTCTCG CTCGGTTTCGTGACGATGCCTCCGGCCGGACCGAGATATGGGGCCCCAGCGTATCCTACGGCTCCACCACCTCCATCCCTTAACCCACCCGGTTATGGTCCACAGCACCGTAACCCCCAGCCGGGAGGTTTCGGTACGACAGCGGCTTCGAGTGCATTAGCGGCCGGTGCGACCGCTGCCATTGCTTCGAAAGTCCTTCCT AAAGGGAAAACCAAAAAGTTACTAAAATACGGTGCCGCTGCTGGTGCAGCAGGTCTTGGAGGGTACGCGCTGTCGAAGGCGTTCCGGCGTAAaggcagtagtagcagtagtagtagcagcagtagcgacAGTGATTAG